From the Kitasatospora viridis genome, one window contains:
- a CDS encoding ABC transporter permease subunit has product MGSFPAILRSEWTKIRSVRSTVWTLLLSFLVTAALGALLSLLTKNNFADFRKGATTPFDATATSFSGIMLGEIAMIVFGVLAIGNEYSSGMIRVSLAAVPQRGTLLTGKAVVIGALSLLVSLVTAFVTFFLGQALLGDHRTTLGADNVLRAVLGAAVYLTLICLFSAGVTAMLHNQTLALGVLVPFFFLLSPILSAVPKVKNVAHYFPDFAGRQMLTVYQDPSVPYGWLAGFFICAAWTLAALLGGALVLKRRDA; this is encoded by the coding sequence ATGGGCTCCTTCCCCGCGATCCTGCGCTCCGAGTGGACCAAGATCCGCAGCGTCCGGTCCACCGTCTGGACCCTGCTGCTCTCCTTCCTGGTGACCGCCGCGCTGGGCGCCCTGCTCTCGCTGCTCACCAAGAACAACTTCGCCGACTTCCGCAAGGGCGCCACCACCCCGTTCGACGCCACCGCGACCAGCTTCTCCGGGATCATGCTCGGCGAGATCGCGATGATCGTCTTCGGCGTGCTGGCGATCGGCAACGAGTACAGCAGCGGGATGATCCGGGTCTCGCTGGCCGCGGTGCCGCAGCGCGGCACCCTGCTCACCGGCAAGGCGGTGGTGATCGGCGCGCTCTCCCTGCTGGTCTCCCTGGTGACCGCGTTCGTCACCTTCTTCCTCGGCCAGGCGCTGCTCGGCGACCACCGCACCACGCTGGGCGCGGACAACGTGCTGCGCGCGGTGCTCGGCGCGGCCGTCTACCTGACCCTGATCTGCCTCTTCTCGGCCGGGGTCACCGCGATGCTGCACAACCAGACGCTGGCGCTCGGCGTGCTGGTGCCGTTCTTCTTCCTGCTCTCGCCGATCCTCTCGGCGGTGCCCAAGGTGAAGAACGTGGCGCACTACTTCCCGGACTTCGCCGGGCGCCAGATGCTGACCGTCTACCAGGACCCGAGCGTGCCGTACGGCTGGCTGGCCGGCTTCTTCATCTGCGCGGCCTGGACGCTGGCCGCGCTGCTCGGCGGCGCGCTGGTGCTCAAGCGCCGGGACGCCTGA
- a CDS encoding ATP/GTP-binding protein — protein sequence MSPRRNRTGGSDDRRSEAPTPFGGSLRRVESYGGEDWVVQTVAGQAGRFYRCPGCDQEIPPGVGHVVAWPDHGAGVEDRRHWHRACWGARERRTTAVQRGRNAPRY from the coding sequence GTGTCTCCCCGCCGCAACCGGACCGGTGGCTCCGACGACCGTCGGAGCGAGGCCCCCACCCCCTTCGGGGGATCGCTCCGCCGGGTGGAGAGTTACGGGGGCGAGGACTGGGTCGTGCAGACCGTGGCGGGGCAGGCCGGGCGGTTCTACCGCTGCCCGGGCTGCGACCAGGAGATCCCGCCCGGGGTGGGCCACGTGGTGGCCTGGCCGGACCACGGGGCCGGGGTGGAGGACCGGCGGCACTGGCACCGGGCCTGCTGGGGGGCGCGCGAGCGGCGCACGACCGCGGTGCAGCGCGGCCGCAACGCGCCCCGGTACTGA
- a CDS encoding LLM class flavin-dependent oxidoreductase — translation MRVGAFLLSAQFPGQSHAQALDRTVTATLAAERAGLDAVWLAEHHFVPYGVCPNAATLAALLLGRTSRIQLGTAVSVLSTTHPVALGEQAALLHLTSGGRFTLGVGRGGPWIDLAVFGTGVAAYEEGFAERLDLLLGFLRGSRLRADGPQFTFPEVAVVPRAAEPARLRGTELADWLGLAGEPALRFPRQRTETGPAGVEPGSAGPGVVVACTSPASVRLAAERGLPMLLGMHSGDEDKEAMLAAYRAAWRAAGRGEDQLARVEREHVAAGVAQVADRTPAARATLLRAMPGWFEYGLGAHRTVDGRERRMRDPHAYTELLCDLHAVGTPRQCADRLLATAERTGIRRFALLAEGSGDQQATLDNIARLGAEVLPQLS, via the coding sequence CTGCGGGTCGGCGCCTTCCTGCTCTCCGCCCAGTTCCCCGGCCAGAGCCACGCCCAGGCGCTGGACCGCACGGTGACCGCCACGCTGGCCGCCGAGCGGGCCGGGCTGGACGCGGTCTGGCTCGCGGAGCACCACTTCGTGCCGTACGGGGTCTGCCCCAACGCCGCGACGCTGGCCGCGCTGCTGCTCGGCCGGACCAGCCGGATCCAGCTCGGCACCGCGGTCAGCGTGCTCTCCACCACCCACCCGGTGGCGCTCGGCGAGCAGGCCGCGCTGCTCCACCTGACCTCCGGCGGCCGGTTCACCCTCGGGGTCGGGCGCGGCGGGCCGTGGATCGACCTGGCGGTCTTCGGCACCGGGGTGGCCGCCTACGAGGAGGGCTTCGCCGAGCGGCTCGACCTGCTGCTGGGCTTCCTGCGCGGCTCCCGACTGCGGGCCGACGGGCCGCAGTTCACCTTCCCCGAGGTCGCCGTCGTGCCGCGGGCCGCCGAGCCGGCCAGGCTGCGCGGCACCGAGCTGGCCGACTGGCTCGGCCTGGCCGGCGAGCCGGCCCTGCGGTTCCCGCGCCAGCGGACCGAGACCGGGCCGGCCGGGGTCGAGCCGGGCTCGGCCGGGCCGGGGGTGGTGGTCGCCTGCACCTCGCCGGCCAGCGTCCGGCTGGCCGCCGAGCGCGGTCTGCCGATGCTGCTCGGCATGCACTCCGGCGACGAGGACAAGGAGGCCATGCTCGCCGCCTACCGGGCCGCCTGGCGGGCCGCCGGGCGCGGCGAGGACCAACTCGCCCGGGTGGAGCGCGAACACGTGGCCGCGGGGGTGGCCCAGGTGGCCGATCGCACGCCGGCCGCCCGGGCCACCCTGCTCAGGGCGATGCCGGGCTGGTTCGAGTACGGGCTCGGCGCGCACCGCACGGTGGACGGCCGGGAGCGCCGGATGCGCGACCCGCACGCCTACACGGAGCTGCTCTGCGACCTGCACGCCGTCGGCACCCCCCGGCAGTGCGCCGACCGGCTGCTGGCCACCGCCGAGCGGACCGGGATCAGGCGGTTCGCGCTGCTCGCCGAGGGCTCCGGCGACCAGCAGGCCACGCTGGACAACATCGCCCGGCTC